Genomic window (Phragmites australis chromosome 21, lpPhrAust1.1, whole genome shotgun sequence):
GATATCCCGAGGATGGAAGGAACAACAGAAAAAACATAGGGACAACGAAATACAACTGAAATGTGTGTGTGTTGGACTACCATGAAGTGAAAATGCCTAGCATTGCCCAGGATAACACAATATCGCAATTCATGTATCACCAAAACATGGGATACAAAGCAGTACAATTTACATTACATAGGCTAAAAGCATTAGTAAACCAAAGAGGAGGTTGTTCAGCATCAATCAGCTTCAAATCATTCTACCTGAAAAATCGAATCCAAGAACTTCTTCTTAACAGCATTCATAACATCGGCAGTCATACCACCTGGCGGAGGCCAACTTTCATGGAACaatctataaaaaataataataagtaaTTTGAGTAAATTTGCATGAAACCATGTAAAGAAACAGTATTGAAATGTGCCCAAACCTGTTCAAAGCACCATTATCAACAGTGACAGCAGCATCGTTCCTAAAAAAACAATATTTCAACAAATGGCTTTAGCTTCCAACTATCAAGGGCCatagaattttagaaatatCACAGGATTGGAACCCTAGAGAAATTTTTCCTAGGAAGCCATTTGAATTGCTGGAATGGGCTCCAAAGTTTCCTATAGAAATCCTTCATTTAAGATGCATTACACCAATTTCACATTGTCTCCACTTGACTTTAAGATGCATTTTCCTttaaatttcttaagctttTCCACATTTAATCAATTCTTTATTTCACTAGCTAGAACGTAACACTCCTGTGCTTCTCATACTCCTGCGTTTCAATTACCTATGGCTTATAATACTCAGTAAGGTGTACATCACAATTTGAGGTTTGAGGCCACAAGGCAGGCTCTATAATGAGCCCCTAAGTTAACAAACTCCCTCCAGTCAAAAATAATTGCATTTTGGACATGACATGATCTCCAACAAGtactttgaccattattttctattgtaatatatttataaaatccaacaaatttatgagattatggaagtggaagtatttttcaagacaaatctacatgcatgattttaatgtttcgaaatgaaatattttaaaagctattgatAGGCAAAGTTTCACATGTCCAAAACATAAGTATTTGTAAGCCGATGGGGTATAAACTAGAGCAAGGACAAACACCCCATGAGGAAGATGATTGAAATCATGTGAAGTGTGAGCTCTAGTCTACAATACATGTCCAGGTAGTACCACACTTATTGGGCTACAGGGAGAAACTTCACAAATGCAAAGTAACTAGAAACACCAGAAATATAAGAAATACCAAATAGCATAGGATATCACATGGGCCACTAGGTTAAACAAATTAACCTTGAAATCTGTTTGACATTCAAATACCAGTAGTTTTTAAGAGGGGGTGCAGGATAGGACAGTGGGAGGACAAGTATGGAAAAGCCAATCAGTGCAGATATGCCAAGGGAACACTAGAATCGAGAAATACAAACCTCAAAAGCCCCAAGCATTTAAGAATTTTATTCTTTGGTAGGAATGCAGTACTTTCGCCACATCGGAAGTTCATTCCAACAAAGTTCCCCTCAAAATCAACAAGAGGACCACCAATCCAAGCCTAGCACCAAATTGAAGTGACAATGAAGATAGTTACACGGGAAAAATGGAACTAATAACGCCTCAATTGATATAGTTCAGTGTGCATATGATGGTTAAGCCATTCCTACTGTCATAGGGTTAATCATTTCCACCATGCAGAAAAGTAAGATAAAAATCAACAGCTCACCTGATTGATTTTACATGTGGCTCTCATAAGCTCAGAGTGTCCATCGGTTGGACTGCTAATCACTATCCCATTTGTGGACTTTAACATGCCTGAGTTAAAACAACGCCCCACAGCTACTACCTTATGATTGGACTCAAACTGCACGTGATGGCTAGGACTGAGATGTACTGTCTGAAAACCACGGGCATGCCTGATGTTGACAACAGCAAGATCGTAATTTAAATAGCGATTGTGTAACCAGCCAATGACAACTCGATCATTGGGAAGGCGCACTTTAATCTGCAACAGTAAGTCAAGAACATGTGAACAGGATGATATATTAAGCAAGAAAAGAAGTACAGAGAAGTTGGCAGCACCAACCGTCAAGTCATCAGTGATCGCCATTTCTGGAGTTCCAACAAAACTAGCTACAGTCAGAATACTTGTGGCATCAGCACATGAGTTTTCAATAAATATGCCTGTGCATTCGTATATCACTGTATCTCCTACAGATGACCATAATTTCCACCATAAATTGCCGACAATTAAATACAAATATGAAAATTAATGGGCATATAACAGTATAATTACCAATTAATGAGGCAATGGAGACAACACTTTCAGATACTCCTGAAGCAACTTGTTTGCTGAGTTCACTGGAGGAACTTTCACCAAGTTTACTCAAGTTACCAAATCCAAGGCCTAGTTAATTAAAGAAGCATGTTACAATCAACAACAATACAGCTTTGTAAATACTTGCAGGGAaaagaaaggaggaagaacTAGCATGGGAAATTTGGTATCAATGACTCACTTAGCCTAAGTGCTACTTTGAAAGCCTTTTTCTCTTCATTCAAGCGTCCTGTGTCCTTGCCTCTTCGCTTGCACTTGGGGCGCGTTTGGATTGCATCCGATGGCAACCCTGCCAATTTTTTGGCCATTGACCACGCGCTGGCGTTTCGTTTGGATCGTAGCCAAGGTTTGGCGTGCCCTCGAGCCCACGCGCGAGCCCAGTTCATTTTCACACCCAGGCTGGGCGAAAACATCAGCGGCCAATTCCTCCGCCAAAAAATTGGATCACCTTTGATTTGGCGGGGCTGCCTTGGGCGaaaaccaaacacgcccttggttttctgcatctttcCAACCCTGAAGTTGATGAAACACAATCTATGAGAGTCAATACATCACACTTAGGGA
Coding sequences:
- the LOC133903621 gene encoding uncharacterized protein LOC133903621, whose translation is MQKTKGVFGFRPRQPRQIKGDPIFWRRNWPLMFSPSLGVKMNWARAWARGHAKPWLRSKRNASAWSMAKKLAGLPSDAIQTRPKCKRRGKDTGRLNEEKKAFKVALRLSLGFGNLSKLGESSSSELSKQVASGVSESVVSIASLIGDTVIYECTGIFIENSCADATSILTVASFVGTPEMAITDDLTIKVRLPNDRVVIGWLHNRYLNYDLAVVNIRHARGFQTVHLSPSHHVQFESNHKVVAVGRCFNSGMLKSTNGIVISSPTDGHSELMRATCKINQAWIGGPLVDFEGNFVGMNFRCGESTAFLPKNKILKCLGLLRNDAAVTVDNGALNRLFHESWPPPGGMTADVMNAVKKKFLDSIFQVE